From Myxococcus guangdongensis:
GTCCAGCGTCTCCTGCGCGAAGCGCAGCGCCGGACGCCCCAGCTCCTCCGCCATCCTCGACAGGAAGTGGCCCGCGAGCAGCGAGATGTCCCCCGCGCGCTCACGCAGGGGCGGCAGCTCGAGCGTAATCACGTTGAGCCGGTAGAAGAGGTCCTCGCGGAAGCGGCCCGCCTTCACCTCGACCTCCAGCCGCCGGTTGGTCGCCGCGATGACGCGCGCCTGGAAGGGCACCTCCGCCGCGCTGCCCACCGGCTTCACCTTGCGCTCCTGCAGCACGCGCAAGAGCTTCACCTGTGTCGCCAGCGGCATCTCCCCCACTTCGTCCAACATCACGGTGCCCTCGCCCGCGGACACCAGGAGCCCCGAGCGCTCGTGCAATGCCCCCGTGAAGGCGCCCTTCACGTGGCCGAACAGCTCGCTCTCCAGCGTGCCCTCGTTGAGGGCCGCGCAGTTGAAGGGCAGAAACGGCTGCGCCGCCCGGCTGCCTCGCATGTGGACGGCCCGCGCCACCAGCTCCTTGCCCGTGCCGCTCTCCCCCGTCACCAACACCGTGCTGCGCCCCGGCGCCACCTTCTCCACCAACGACCACACCGCCTGCATCCGGGCGCTCTGCCCCACCGCCATGCCCAGCCCGGGCAACAGCCGCGCGCGCAGGGTGGTGTTCTCCTGCCGGAGCAGGCGCTTCTCCAGCGCCTTCTGCACCAGGAGCCGCAGCTCGTCGTTGTCGAAGGGCTTGCAGATGTAGTCGTACGCGCCCTCGCGCATCGCCTCCACCGCGGCGGCGGGCGAGCCGAAGGCCGTAATCAGCACGACCTCCGGCGGCTCCTTGCGCGCTCGCGCCGTGCGCAGCACGTCCAGCCCGCTGCCCGTCCCCAGCTTCATGTCGCAGATGACCAGGTCCACGCCATCCCGCGCGAGCACCTCGCACGCGGGCTTCACCCCGGGCACGCTCGTCACCACGTAGCCCTCGCGGTGCAGGAGCAGCTCCAGGTACTCGCGCATGGACAGCTCGTCGTCCACGACGAGGACATGGCCACGGAAGGCGCCCTCTTGAGACTGCATGGTCGTCACAGCGGCAACCCCACGACGAACTCCGTTCCCTCGGCCGGGTCCGAGCGCACGCGGATGGAGCCACCATGCGCGCGGACGATGGAATGCGCGGTCGACAACCCCAGCCCCGTGCCCCCGTCCCGCGTGGTGAAGAAGGGCTCGAACAGGTGCCCCATCATCTCCTCCGTGATGCTCCCCGCCGAGTCCCACACCCGAATCTGCGCTTCCTTCTCGTTCCGGGCCAGTCCCACCCTCACCTCACCCCGAGGCCCCGCCGCCTGGAAGCCATTGCGCACCAGGTTGATGAGCACCTGACGCAACTGGTCCGGGTCCACCGCGGCCATCAACGGCTCGCGCGCGGACACCTCCACCCGCACATCCCGGGCCAGCGGGTCCGCGCGCAGCATGTCCACCGTCTCCGTCAGGAGCGAATCCAGCGGCACCTCGCGCCGCACCGGCTCCGGAGGCCGCGCGAAGCGCAGGAAGTCCTCCACCAGTCGCCCCAGCCGGTCCGACTCACGCACCAGGATGTTGGTGAGCTTCTGCACCACCACGTCGCTCGAGCGCTCCTGCGCGAGCAGCTGCGCCGAGCCCCGCATCGCCGCCAGCGGGTTGCGCAGCTCGTGCGCCAGCTGCGCGGAGAGCGTCCCCAGGCTCGCCAGCCGGTCCGAACGCTCCAGGTCCTCCTCCATCCTGCGCAGCTCCGTCAGGTCCTGGAACACGATGAGCAGCGCGCCCGACTCGCCCTCCAGCGGCGTCACCGACAACCCGAGGATGCGGCGGCGGCCCTGCTCCGCGCCCACCACCAGCTCGCCTCGCGAGGAGCGCGGCGCCAGCACCGACACCCCCGGCAGGAGCGCCTCCAGCGGCTGCCCCACGCCCTCGCTCCCCTCCACCTGGAGGATGGCGCGCGCGGCGGCGTTGACGAAGGTGACGCGGCGCTGCGAGTCGCAGGTGATGAGCCCCGACGGCATGGAGGAGAGAATCTGCTGCTGCAGCCCCCCCAACCGGCGCAGGTCCGCCTCGCGCGCCGACAGCGCCCCGCCCGCCGCGGACAGCTGGCGCGAGAGGTAGCCCGCGAGCACCGCGATGAGGCCCAGCGCGAGCAGGTTGCTGCCCAGCACGAACAGGCCTCGGCTGGACAGCACCGGCCCCAGCGGCGCCGAGTCCGTCAGCCGCAGCACCACCACCAGC
This genomic window contains:
- a CDS encoding sigma-54-dependent transcriptional regulator yields the protein MQSQEGAFRGHVLVVDDELSMREYLELLLHREGYVVTSVPGVKPACEVLARDGVDLVICDMKLGTGSGLDVLRTARARKEPPEVVLITAFGSPAAAVEAMREGAYDYICKPFDNDELRLLVQKALEKRLLRQENTTLRARLLPGLGMAVGQSARMQAVWSLVEKVAPGRSTVLVTGESGTGKELVARAVHMRGSRAAQPFLPFNCAALNEGTLESELFGHVKGAFTGALHERSGLLVSAGEGTVMLDEVGEMPLATQVKLLRVLQERKVKPVGSAAEVPFQARVIAATNRRLEVEVKAGRFREDLFYRLNVITLELPPLRERAGDISLLAGHFLSRMAEELGRPALRFAQETLDLLERYAFPGNVRQLQNMVERAATLSDTDLLGPSTLPPAVRGESEPVSRPGEPGEPPLGTGFNLERHLDDSERRYLLAALKQAGGVKTRAAELLGLSFRSFRYRLAKHGLTDELEEPTGRG
- a CDS encoding two-component system sensor histidine kinase NtrB; translated protein: MPSSSSVVSSARADEAERLRVRLVWLVLFRTVAASLSLVITVGRLLFQPLEEPSRADSLSLGVIIAAYVSTVVVGIRLRRERAGRLDAWVQVLGDVVIATGLVYLSGGSDSPLTFLYSLAVIGAAVVLDWRGALWVAAAGAVSFSSLVVVLRLTDSAPLGPVLSSRGLFVLGSNLLALGLIAVLAGYLSRQLSAAGGALSAREADLRRLGGLQQQILSSMPSGLITCDSQRRVTFVNAAARAILQVEGSEGVGQPLEALLPGVSVLAPRSSRGELVVGAEQGRRRILGLSVTPLEGESGALLIVFQDLTELRRMEEDLERSDRLASLGTLSAQLAHELRNPLAAMRGSAQLLAQERSSDVVVQKLTNILVRESDRLGRLVEDFLRFARPPEPVRREVPLDSLLTETVDMLRADPLARDVRVEVSAREPLMAAVDPDQLRQVLINLVRNGFQAAGPRGEVRVGLARNEKEAQIRVWDSAGSITEEMMGHLFEPFFTTRDGGTGLGLSTAHSIVRAHGGSIRVRSDPAEGTEFVVGLPL